TATCGTAGAGCCCAAAGCGATGATTGACTCCTCCTCCGATCTGCACAGCCCATTTTTCACACAAGCGAAAATTTGGAGCGGTCTTGCGGGTATCGAGTAGCTTGGTCTCCGTGTGTCGGATCATCTCTGTAAGCTTGCGCGTATACGTCGCGATTCCACTCATTCGTTGCATACAGTTGAGTACAAGACGCTCTGTCGACAGGATCGAACGAGCCTTTCCCTTCACCATCAACCCGATTTCTCCTTCTTGAACCTCCTGACCATCCTTTTTGAGGAGGGTCACTTCCAGACTTTCGTCAAAACGATGAAAAATCCATTCTGCCAAAGTCAACCCTGCAATCACACCATCACCTTTGATCAGCAACTTTGCCTCTTGCTCCAAATCCTCTGGGATAGCCGCGAGCGTACTATGATCCCCATCACCTAGGTCTTCTTTCAAGGCAGCATCAATGAAGGCATTGACCGCCGATTTTGTCAGATACTTGATATTCACGCGGCAAAAATATACAAGGCGTTTATTTTATCTACCAGCTGTATGAATATTTTGCCACTCCTTAGTACTTTGCCTCCTCTGACAACACGACTATCATGACCACAATCTCAGGACAACTCATCGACATAGCCCAAAAAGAAATCTATCCTGCCAAAATAGAAATCGCCAAGGGGCGAATCATCAACATAGAAAAAACCAATCTCGCTCCAGATCAATTCATACTACCTGGATTCGTCGATGCTCATGTCCACATAGAAAGCTCAATGCTCGTACCTTCGGAGTTTGCTCGTATGGCCGTCGTACATGGCACAGTCGGCACGATCTCTGACCCACACGAGATTGGCAATGTCCTCGGGGTGAAAGGGGTCGAATATATGATCGACAATGGCAAAGAGGTGAATTTCAAGTTTTATTTCGGTGCGCCCAGCTGCGTCCCTGCCACACCCTTCGAAACGGCCGGAGCAGAAATCAGCGTCTCAGACGTCGAGTATCTCCTGCAGAAAAAAGAAATCGTCTACCTCGCCGAAATGATGAACTGGCCTGGCGTCCTATTCAAGGACCAAACTGTCTACGACAAATTGGCCATAGCCAAGAAACTCGGCAAGCCCGTAGATGGGCATGCCCCTGGGCTCAAAGGAGAACAGGCTCAGCAATACGCCGCGGCAGGTATCTCTACCGATCACGAGTGCTTCACCGCCCAAGAAGCCCTCGACAAGCTCAACAGTGGCATGAAAATCATGATTCGTGAAGGCAGTGCCGCAAAAAATTTTGAGGCACTCATTCCTCTGCTCGATGAGCACTATGCCCACATGATGTTTTGTTCGGATGACAAACACCCCGACAACCTCGAAGAAGGCCACATCAACTTGCTCGTCAAACGAG
The DNA window shown above is from Reichenbachiella sp. 5M10 and carries:
- the nadC gene encoding carboxylating nicotinate-nucleotide diphosphorylase, which gives rise to MNIKYLTKSAVNAFIDAALKEDLGDGDHSTLAAIPEDLEQEAKLLIKGDGVIAGLTLAEWIFHRFDESLEVTLLKKDGQEVQEGEIGLMVKGKARSILSTERLVLNCMQRMSGIATYTRKLTEMIRHTETKLLDTRKTAPNFRLCEKWAVQIGGGVNHRFGLYDMVMLKDNHIDYAGGITQAVSATKSYLNKKGKELRIEVETRNINEVREALEVGGVDVIMLDNMLPSMMREAIQIIDGQCSTEASGGVTEKNIKEIAETGVDFISVGALTHSYSSMDISLKAVNKK